A stretch of DNA from Desulfovibrio gilichinskyi:
TATTTCATGTAAAACTTCGGCAGATCCGGGGCAGCAGTCAAGGACGCGTCCACCGTGATTGGATACGACGATTCCTTTTGCTCCGGCATCAATAGCCATTTTAGCTTCATCAGGAGTCATTATTCCTTTAAGAATGAAATCAGCATTGACGGATTCAATTATAGTACGAAGTTTTTTAACAGATTTAGGAGTAACAGGGCGGCCCATTTTTCTCAGAGTGATGAGTCCGGCTGCATCGATATCCATACCGATGATTTTAGCACCGGTCTTTTCAGCTTTTTCAAGCTTCATAAACAGTTCTTCATCTTCCCAAGGTTTAATGAAAGGAATTCCATGTCCTTTAACTGCTTCAATAGCAGCGAATCCGCTTTGGTGAATGAAGTCCGGTACGCCGTCGCCAGTACAGCCGATGATTCCTTTGGCTGCGCAAGCTTTCAGCTTTGCAGAAATGTAATCGAGTTCTTCTATTTTTCCACCCATATTGAATGAAATTCCGCCGATAGGCGCAGCGATTACAGGAATATCAAGCTTCATTCCCATAACTGTAACGCTGGTATCAGGTTCACTGGCATCGTGAATGGTGCGCATGTTAAGTTTAAGATCAGCAAGGGCTTTAACATTGTTTTTAAAGCTTGAAGCTGTACCTAATCCGCCCATTCCGGGCACTTCGCCTACGCAGGCATTACCGTTGCATACCGGACAGACCTTGCAAAACCCTTTCATTAATTCTCTGGCATTATCGCGAACTGATTTCATAGTACTTTCTCCTGAGTTTAAGTGTGCTGGATTGATTAATAAAATTTAAAAAAGACTTATCAACATTTTGGTTGCAACTAATAAAAGAAGAATGGCAAAGATCATTTTAAGTTTTGCAACAGGCAGGCTGTGTGCAAGCTTTGCGCCATAAGGAGCGGTGAGCATGCTTGTAGATACAATTCCGATCAGGGCTGGAAGGTATACGTATCCTATGGACCAGCCTGGTAATCCCTGCGCTCCGATTCCTGTCCAAATATATCCGGCGGTTCCTGCCAGTGCAAGCGGAAGTCCTATTGCCGCCGCGGTTCCGATTGCAGTGTGAATCTGGATATTGCACATGGTCAGAAACGGTACTGAAAGTGTTCCACCGCCGATTCCTACAAGGCTGGACATTGCTCCGATTGCACTTCCGGCTCCTAGCATTCCCCATTTTTCAGGAACTTGGCGTGAAGCTTTTGGTTTGAGACCTAAAAGCATCTGTGAAGCCACGTAATAAAGAAAGATAACAAAGATCACCTTAAGAACGTTTGTATTCAAATATGAAGCGAAACATGAGCCTAGAAAAGTACCGATTAAAATGCCGGGGGTGATTGTTTTAAAAATATCCCAGCGGATGGCTCCGCGTGCGTTGTGTGCACGCATGCTTGAGATGGATGTAAAGATAATCGTCGCAAGAGATGTTCCAAGAGCTACATGCATAAGCTGAGCTTCCGGTACACCAAGTGGCGGAAGGGCAAAATATAAAATCGGAACGATGACAAGTCCACCGCCAATACCCAGAAGTCCGGCAAGTATTCCGGCAATAGCGCCAAGAATTACAAAAACCAATAATGTTGTAATCATGTTTAATTCCTCTTTTTAGTCTTCTTTGAATGAGTCAGAGTCTGTCGCAGCAGATTCAACATCTTTAATATGTTGTCTCATTATTTTAGCTGCTGATTCTGAATCATGCCTTTCGAACGCTTTTAAAAGATCAAAATGTGCTGTCATGGATTTTTTCACTCGTTTTTTGTTTTGCAAAGGCTGCGAGCGGCTTTCTTTCATTATTTTACTTAAAGCTTCCATCATATCCGGGAAAATGCTGTTGCCACTTGCTACTGCAATCTCGTGATGGAACTGTTCATCCAGTTTACTGGTATCCTTGCCGGATCTGATAAGTATTTCCTGATTGCAGACAATCACTTTCATCCGGTTCAGTGTTTCATCATCAATCGAAATGGCCGCTAAAGCCGCAATTTGAGGTTCAATTACTTTTCTGAACTCAAAAATATCACTCAGTCGTTTTTTTTGATCTGCAAACACTTCAGTAAAGGCTTCAATAATATCCGCGTCGATCCGGTCGCAAATATATGTTCCATCGCCGCGCTTACTTTCAACTAAGTTCTTATGCGTCAGAACTTTTATAGCTTCACGAACTGAACTGCGCGAAACTTTGAACTTTTCAGCCAAGCTTCTTTCAGAAGGAAGCTTGTCCCCTTGCTGCAATTCACCGGACTTAATCAATTCCATGATCTGTTTTGCCACAGATTCATAAACCGGATTTTGCATGTTTATTCTCCATAAGCGGTCCTACCAATTTAAGTGTTTGTCAATTGGTCAGACCAATAACATTGTTTCGATAATCAATCAATATGCGAAGTCTGAAAAAAATGAGAAAATCACAATTGAGATATTTCTTTTTACAAAAGGGTATTTGTGCTAAGTAAATAGGAATTCTCGCCACACGTAAGGACTAACTAATCACGCTATTAATGGATCATTTATCAAATCCTTGATGCTTGAAGAATTCACTGTTGCTACTCCATTCATAAAACAATTTGAACACTTTTACCCTGAAGCGGCAGCAGATTATTTTTCTTAGATACAGCGTTGCTGTTGACGTCTGTGAAATCTAATACAGTTCATTAAGTTCGGAGCGATAGAAGTCCCGGCATCCATAAGAGGAGCACATCAAATATGATATGCTCGTAAATTTTAAAAAATTATAGAGAGTTATTGTAATAGGAGCCCCAAAATGGAAGATAGAACATTCGAATCGCCAGCACCTGAGGTTTGCGCAAGTAAAATTTTTGAAGTCAGCGGCGCAAAATTTGATGAAGATGTAGTTCTTGATCTCTGGCAAAAAATCATGCGACATCAGTGGATTATGTCCGAAAAACTTAACCGTGATGTTGGATTCAAGATTGCATGCAACGATTTTCTCGATAATATAGGGACGGGCGACGAGATCGCCACGCATAATCATGAAAAACTTTTATTGCAGCTGGGCGCGCGCACCATCGCTCCAGACATCTGGGACACCATATCTGACACCCAGCCGCCTAAGAAATTAATACAAAGGAAAGTCATTCTCCCTTTGGTTGAGGAGGAATTATCTCAGAAACATGGTGTCATTCCGCCTAAAACCATCATTTTCTTTGGCCCCCCGGGCACTGGTAAAACATATTTTGCCAAGGCGATTGCCGGAAGGCTGGCGTGGAAGTACTTGGAAATAGTGCCGAGCATGCTCATGATAGCCGGTATTGACAAAATCGGAGCGCATTTGCGTGACGTTATGGAAAAGGCCCGTAATTTGGAAGAAGTTGTAATTTTTATTGACGAATTCGAAGAGCTTGCCACAGAGCGAGATGATGCAAGTCGGATTGACAGGTCGATTACCAATGAGTTTCTCAAGCAGGTTCCACTCATTAAGAGCAATACCAATAAGGTCTTGCTGGTATGCGCTACTAATTACATCCGTCAACTGGATACCGCTTTGTTGCGGCCCGGACGTTTTGATTGTGTCATTCCGGTTGGAGCTCTTGATGAGAGTGGACGAGAAACTATTTTGAAATATTATTTGGCAAAGATGAACCCGGGGGTTATCGATTTGAAGCAAATCATAGCCTTGACGGAGAAATATACTCCTGCTGATATCGAATACCTTTTCCAGATTGTAGCTCAGCATGCCTTTGAAGAAGAGTGCGATACCAGAAGTAATTTTCTGGTAACAACGGATTTTATAGTTCAGACCATTGCAACATTTAAACCCTCTTTGACTGAAAGCATGATAAAAGAATTCAAGGAGGATATTGTCAAATATTCTCGCAGTTAGGTGACCAGACCACGAACATATTCAGAAAAAATATGAAAAAAGAATTTCCTCATAAATAAATATGAGGAAATTCTTATTAGAATGAGATTCATTATTTTAAATATTGTTATGCATAAGTGCGATAAATAGTATTATTTGCTAATTTACCTTTTTGCATGTTGGAAATAACATCAATTGTAGCTTCAACGACTTGAGTTACGTCATTAGCTGTATTGCAAAATGTTGGAGATATTCTGATTAAATCATGTCCTAGCACTTTCAAGTTCGCAATGGCCAGTTGATGCTTTTCATATACATTGTTGATCACATTTCCAGCCTGTACACCCTGTGGACATTTAAATAAAAAGACAGAGCTACGCAAATTATCATCTGTCGTAGGTGTGCTAATCCATTTGTAAGCTTCTTTTTCAGTAAAATCTGGATAAATTTTAGGTAGATTTTTGAACAGAGCTTCTTTGGTTTTAGTTCCCAAGTAATGAATTCTTTTTTCAATTTTGGCTGGGGTAACATTAGGGTGCAGCTTTCCGGTGTGAAATAAAGCTGTCATCCATGTAGCCACAAGAGTAGCATCATTTTGCTGTCCTAAGTATGAAAAACGCTTGGCATTAGGGTCAATAACTCCATCTTTTGCCATAAATCCATACTCTTCCGGAGTTTTGATATGTTCATCATATCCCCATTCACTCGGAGTGAAACGCTCAGCGGCATTTGACTTATTGTTCATGTACAGCAGGCCGACCATTTTAGGGCCACAGGGCCATTTATGGAAACTTCCGGTTATGCTGTCCACGTCTAAGTCTCCCAGCTTTAGATCTAATACTCCAAATGTTTGTGCACAATCTGCATGAATATGCATATTTTTATTAATGGCTCTAAGTTCATGAACGATGCGTTCCATAGGCAAAAGCATACCACATTCATTTGACTGCCATGATAAAGTAACAATTTTTGTATTTTTATCTACCGTCTGTTTTAATGCACTTATAATATCATCTTCTGATTTCGGATCGGATGGCAATATTCCTTTTTTAAGTTCTTCAGCTGATACGGAGTTGGTGAACATTTTAGTTCTCATGATTCGAATTGAATCATCACTCCAGCCCTTGGTAGCTTTGCGGTATTCCCATGCTTGATAGTTGGTAGGATGATTTACATCCCAGACAACTACATTATCTTTTTCAGGATTAAAAAATTTTGAAGCCATTAAACCATTATTAACAAAGTTATTACCCTGAGTAGAATTTGCAACCAAAGCCATCAGATAATCTGCTTCATATTCCTGTTTACCCAGCCCAAGCCAATTTTTGATACCATCAAGCCCCTTGCTGAGGCTCGCTTCTGCAAGCTCTCCTCTCATAGGAAAGGAAATGTCCTTTTTTAACATATCGCGGACAAGATCTTCCATTTGACTAACCGGTTTCATAGAGGGGCAAAGGTTTGCTGCATTGACTGAAAGACAGCTATAGTCATCGCGATCAAAGTAATATTCAACCAGTCGATCCCATTGAGCTTCATTGTCCGCATCCAATTGATCAGCTTTAAATTTAATGCCTTCTTTTTCCAGCTTATTTATAAGGTCATCGATCTCTTTTAAAGCTTTGACCTGATTTTTACCTACTTTTTTATTTTCCTCATTTTTTTCTTTATTCCCGGCAAATGCAGTAGAAGAAAGCAACAAGGCTCCGCTTGCACCTAAACTACTTTTTAAAAAGTTACGGCGTGTTAAATTACTCATAATGATCTCTCCTTTTAATAAGGCTGAATGTGTAGTGTTATTTAATTATAACATTAATATCTTTTAAACAGTAACTTATTATAGTTTCCTCATAACGTACACTTGTGTAATCGCGTTGTGAGGAAACTATTTTTATGTGGACCTTAATTTATTTTCCTGCGACTTGTTCGATCTCGCCGGTTTTCTCCTGAACCTTTCCTTCAAGAATCTCGGCTTTTCCTTTGGCCTGCATTTCGCTGTTATCAATAGCTGCGCCAATAACTTCCTTTACCTTTCCTGAAGCCTGATGCAGTTTCCCTTTGACCTTATTAACTGTGCTCGATTTCATAACGTCACTCCTTGGTGTTAGAGGTTACGATTTTCTAATCGGTCACAATCGGCCGGTAAGAAGCATGATAACGAGGACAATTGTGATTATCCCCAAGATACTTCCCGGAGCATAACCCCACGCGCGGCTGTGCGGCCAGACTGGAATAACTCCCAGAAACATAAGCACTAAAACGATTATTATGATTGCGCCAAGAGACATTATTATTCTCCGTTGTTAAAGAGTTGCTGCAAACAGAGTGCGAGCTTTCGATCTGATTCCGTTTTGTGAAATGTTTTAACTAATGGTGATGTTGTTGATCACCTTTTTTACGCCATGCACGTCATTAACGAGTTTTTCAGCCAGATCCTTCTCTGCATTGTTTTTAGCTTCGCCGTTCAGAGTAACGACTCCGTCCTTGGTCACGACGTTTGTTTTCAGTCCGCTAGTCGAGCGGTTATATAATAGAGTCCCCTTGGCCATGGCAGTGATGGATGCATCGTCAACGGCTTCGCCGACAGACTCAATTATGGATGAGTCCTTGTTCTGTGAGGAAGCCGGAACCGTCATCATATTGTTGACACTTTTGACACCTTCGACATCTTTGGCATACTCTCCCGTCAGGTCCTTCTGGGCGAGGCTTTTTGCTTCGCCGCGCAAGGTGATGACCCCACGGTCAGCAGTTACATTAGTCTCGACGGTGTTCACGCTCTCGTGGAATAAAAGAGTGAGCTTGACCTTTGTGATGAGCCATGCGTCCATGCCGGCTGAGGATTTTTCCTCTTTCGTTGTCAGTTGGTTATCTACGCTTTTCACTCCTGGCAGTCCCTCAACAGTATCTTTGGCCAGAGACATGTGTGATTTTTCTACAACTGTTCCTGTCAGTTTAACGTCACCATCACTGGATGACACTTTAATGTTGTCATTCTTGAGAAAGGTTTTAAACACATAGGTCTGTTTGGCGGAAGACTCGATACGGTCATCCGTTGTGGAGGCATAGAGGTTTGCGGTGACAAAAAACATCAAAACCATCACGATCAGGCTTAGAAGATACAGTGCTTTTTTCATAATAAATCCTTACTGGTTAGAAAATCCATACGAAACTTTGATCCATTGTGGTCTAACGTTCTTCGCACATCCAGAGTTGATGGCTCTTTGACGGCGCGAGACCTCAAAAACAATTTTCTTACAAAACAATATAAATTTTCTGTCGTTGATCTCGTATTAGAGAGTTACAGAGGGGAAAGTAACAGAGTAGGGTCCTGGTGGGCGCGGTATAGATGCGCGAAAAGGAGTGGGGATGCGAAGTAATCCAATCATTAGAGACTACTGAGATCTGAAGGTCCTTTTACTGTTTTATAATATAGCATGTTTTATTTGAATAAGCATTATAAATAAAAAATATTATAGTAATCGGATGAAGCTGTACGTAAAAAAATCCCCCGCAGAAAAAAATCTGCGGGGGATTTAAGATTAACTTAGTCGCTGATAAACAGTACTTAAACTATGGTTGAACAGTAAGAATATATTTCTTGCTCCAGTCCAGATACTTATTGATAAGCAATCTGATATCAGCCGCGTTCATTTTTTTAGCTTTTTCAATGATTTTAATATCAAGATCAGGTGCGAATCCTTTAACTATCAGGCTCGCAGATTCACTGCTTCGTGAAAGCAGACTCTGGTGCTCCTGATAATATTCACCGTTAAGGATATTCTTAGCCCTTTGAATTTCTTTTTCCGGCAGATCTTCCTTGCGCAGCATCGTAACGGTCTTTTCGAATCCGTCCATTGCCTGTTTTACCTGTTCCGGCTTGGTCCCGATATAGAAGGCCATGAATCCGGTTTTGGGTGCCTGCCAGAGGAAAGCTGTCACAGTATAGCCGAGCCCTTGTTTGTCACGCAGATCACGGAATAACAAGCCGCTTTGCCCTGCAAGCGCAGCTCTCAGTAGAGATAGTCCTGCTGTTGCGTCTTCATCTTCCATTCCCGGAATCGGGAAGATGGCCATAAGATGCGCCTGATTACGGTCCGGCAGAGTCAGTTCAAGTTTGTATTCACTTCCCCATTCCGGAACCGGGACAGTTACCAACTTGTTTTTATGAACAAGCGTTGCGTCAAGCTCATGAGCAAAAGCCATGAGAGCGTCTCGGTCATAATCTCCGCATATTGCAATGACGAATGGGCGGGACGATTGCTTAGCCCAGAAGTCGCGTATATTCTGCTCGGTAAAACTCATTATTTTCGCAGGTACACCGAGATGGTAATATGAGTAGTTTCCTTTCTTAAACAGGAACGGGAAGATATTTCTGAAAGCTAAGCTTACAGGGCGGTCTTCTTTGCGTTTAATTGAGGAAACCTGATCCTGTTTTGCACGGTCGATTTCTATAGCTGCAAATCTTGGCGCAGTCATAATTTCTTTGATAAGCGGCAGCATGTCCGCCGTGAAGCGTGAAGGGAACTTGGAAGTTATGGAGAAAACATCGCGTCCGGCGGCAGCCCCGACCGAAGCGGCTCTGTCAGAAATGTAATCTTCAAGTTCTGTTGCATTCATGCTTTCGGTTCCGCGGGTCAAACTTTGAGAAACCAGTGCGGATAAACCCTGATCTTCAGCTGTCAGATCGGCATCACCGCCATTCCAATATATGGACATAGCCGTGTAGGGCAATGTCGTATCCGGAATGAATACCAGTTTGCTACCGTTTGAAAGTTCAATGGTAGAGGCTTCACCCGGGCCTGAACTAGTACTTATACTTGCCGCTTCTTTCTTTTTCGGCCAGCTTTTAGCTACTACTTTTTCAAAATCTTTTTCTGTTGCTTTGAATCCTTCCGGCAAAAGCATACATGCGGCCATATTTTCAGGAACAAAGTATTCAGTATAAAGTTTTTGAAGCTGAGATCTGGTAATATTTTTTGCGTCATAAAGGTAGTTTTCTTCTGCCTGCTGTCCGCCTTCAAAGAATTGGAAGTAGCCAAGCTTTGAAGCAAGTCCGGAAAGGGTCTCTTTGGTCAGGAATAGCGAGTCTTCAAGATTTAAGGAAACACGTTCCATTTCGCGGTCAGTAAACTGGCTGAAATCCATAGTTGACATTTCGGTCATGAGCTCTTTCCAGAACTCTTCTACTTTATCGGCATCAAGTGTTGCAAAAATATACAGCATACCGGACCGCTCAAGAGTCAGAGAAGATACGGAAATGTTGTCGACCATTCTTTTTTCATATTTAAATTCGCGGTAGAGTTTAGAAGTTTCTCCGCCGCCAAGCAGTTCACAAAGAGTTTCGAGTCCTGCAACTTTAGCTGAACTCAGACCGGGAATAGGGAATGCTACGCCGATGTACGCTTTGTTCCATTTGCCGGGGATCAGCTTAACAGTAGTTTTTCCTGTTGCAGGAATTGCAAATTCTACAGGAGGCACTACCTGTTGTGTCGATTTTAAAGAACCGCAAAGTCTTTCAGCTTCAATTGCTACCTTTTGCGGATCAATTTTACCGACTACACTAAGTAACATTGACTGAGGCTGATAGAGTCTGTCTATGTAAGCATGAATATCTTTGGAAGTAATCTTTTCAACCGTTTTACGGTAACCTATGATAGGCCACTGATAGCTGTTGCCTTGCCAGACAATTGATTGCAGCGTTTTGAATATTCTGCTTCCCGGATTGTCTTCGCCTCTTTCAAGCTCGGAAAGGACTACTTCGCGTTCAGACTTAAGTTCGTTGGGGTCTATTTTCGCGTTGAACGCCATGTCCGTTACGATATCCATGCCGAGTTTCCACTCTTTCTCAGGCACTTCAACGTAGAAAACTGTGTAATCGAAGCTTGTAGCGGCGTTCATGTCTCCGCCGACAGATTCGATTTCAAGGGCTGTCTGCCCCGGCGCGCGTTTGTCGGTTCCTTTAAAAACCATATGTTCCAGAAGATGGCTTATACCTGCCTGATCCGGAGTTTCATATGAAGAACCTGCATGTA
This window harbors:
- a CDS encoding alpha-hydroxy-acid oxidizing protein, encoding MKSVRDNARELMKGFCKVCPVCNGNACVGEVPGMGGLGTASSFKNNVKALADLKLNMRTIHDASEPDTSVTVMGMKLDIPVIAAPIGGISFNMGGKIEELDYISAKLKACAAKGIIGCTGDGVPDFIHQSGFAAIEAVKGHGIPFIKPWEDEELFMKLEKAEKTGAKIIGMDIDAAGLITLRKMGRPVTPKSVKKLRTIIESVNADFILKGIMTPDEAKMAIDAGAKGIVVSNHGGRVLDCCPGSAEVLHEISKAVAGQCCVLADGGVRTGIDVFKMLALGADAVMIGRPFSIATIGGLQEGAEKYIDQLKSELTQAMVLTGTQKADSVAFSALYC
- a CDS encoding sulfite exporter TauE/SafE family protein, with translation MITTLLVFVILGAIAGILAGLLGIGGGLVIVPILYFALPPLGVPEAQLMHVALGTSLATIIFTSISSMRAHNARGAIRWDIFKTITPGILIGTFLGSCFASYLNTNVLKVIFVIFLYYVASQMLLGLKPKASRQVPEKWGMLGAGSAIGAMSSLVGIGGGTLSVPFLTMCNIQIHTAIGTAAAIGLPLALAGTAGYIWTGIGAQGLPGWSIGYVYLPALIGIVSTSMLTAPYGAKLAHSLPVAKLKMIFAILLLLVATKMLISLF
- a CDS encoding FadR/GntR family transcriptional regulator, yielding MQNPVYESVAKQIMELIKSGELQQGDKLPSERSLAEKFKVSRSSVREAIKVLTHKNLVESKRGDGTYICDRIDADIIEAFTEVFADQKKRLSDIFEFRKVIEPQIAALAAISIDDETLNRMKVIVCNQEILIRSGKDTSKLDEQFHHEIAVASGNSIFPDMMEALSKIMKESRSQPLQNKKRVKKSMTAHFDLLKAFERHDSESAAKIMRQHIKDVESAATDSDSFKED
- a CDS encoding ATP-binding protein — translated: MEDRTFESPAPEVCASKIFEVSGAKFDEDVVLDLWQKIMRHQWIMSEKLNRDVGFKIACNDFLDNIGTGDEIATHNHEKLLLQLGARTIAPDIWDTISDTQPPKKLIQRKVILPLVEEELSQKHGVIPPKTIIFFGPPGTGKTYFAKAIAGRLAWKYLEIVPSMLMIAGIDKIGAHLRDVMEKARNLEEVVIFIDEFEELATERDDASRIDRSITNEFLKQVPLIKSNTNKVLLVCATNYIRQLDTALLRPGRFDCVIPVGALDESGRETILKYYLAKMNPGVIDLKQIIALTEKYTPADIEYLFQIVAQHAFEEECDTRSNFLVTTDFIVQTIATFKPSLTESMIKEFKEDIVKYSRS
- a CDS encoding aminotransferase class V-fold PLP-dependent enzyme; amino-acid sequence: MSNLTRRNFLKSSLGASGALLLSSTAFAGNKEKNEENKKVGKNQVKALKEIDDLINKLEKEGIKFKADQLDADNEAQWDRLVEYYFDRDDYSCLSVNAANLCPSMKPVSQMEDLVRDMLKKDISFPMRGELAEASLSKGLDGIKNWLGLGKQEYEADYLMALVANSTQGNNFVNNGLMASKFFNPEKDNVVVWDVNHPTNYQAWEYRKATKGWSDDSIRIMRTKMFTNSVSAEELKKGILPSDPKSEDDIISALKQTVDKNTKIVTLSWQSNECGMLLPMERIVHELRAINKNMHIHADCAQTFGVLDLKLGDLDVDSITGSFHKWPCGPKMVGLLYMNNKSNAAERFTPSEWGYDEHIKTPEEYGFMAKDGVIDPNAKRFSYLGQQNDATLVATWMTALFHTGKLHPNVTPAKIEKRIHYLGTKTKEALFKNLPKIYPDFTEKEAYKWISTPTTDDNLRSSVFLFKCPQGVQAGNVINNVYEKHQLAIANLKVLGHDLIRISPTFCNTANDVTQVVEATIDVISNMQKGKLANNTIYRTYA
- a CDS encoding CsbD family protein — protein: MKSSTVNKVKGKLHQASGKVKEVIGAAIDNSEMQAKGKAEILEGKVQEKTGEIEQVAGK
- a CDS encoding DUF3309 domain-containing protein, whose amino-acid sequence is MSLGAIIIIVLVLMFLGVIPVWPHSRAWGYAPGSILGIITIVLVIMLLTGRL
- a CDS encoding BON domain-containing protein, which encodes MKKALYLLSLIVMVLMFFVTANLYASTTDDRIESSAKQTYVFKTFLKNDNIKVSSSDGDVKLTGTVVEKSHMSLAKDTVEGLPGVKSVDNQLTTKEEKSSAGMDAWLITKVKLTLLFHESVNTVETNVTADRGVITLRGEAKSLAQKDLTGEYAKDVEGVKSVNNMMTVPASSQNKDSSIIESVGEAVDDASITAMAKGTLLYNRSTSGLKTNVVTKDGVVTLNGEAKNNAEKDLAEKLVNDVHGVKKVINNITIS
- a CDS encoding M16 family metallopeptidase, translated to MFPHQKKAVKTTAKGFRFDKLPIILLLLGALLMVAGCKIEKTDRSSKQEALQAPAAVKMSQETSSSPKSAEDSAVKELKKEISDALSSGEGPHVIKLKNGMTLLIKEDTRFPLVNVRLFVHAGSSYETPDQAGISHLLEHMVFKGTDKRAPGQTALEIESVGGDMNAATSFDYTVFYVEVPEKEWKLGMDIVTDMAFNAKIDPNELKSEREVVLSELERGEDNPGSRIFKTLQSIVWQGNSYQWPIIGYRKTVEKITSKDIHAYIDRLYQPQSMLLSVVGKIDPQKVAIEAERLCGSLKSTQQVVPPVEFAIPATGKTTVKLIPGKWNKAYIGVAFPIPGLSSAKVAGLETLCELLGGGETSKLYREFKYEKRMVDNISVSSLTLERSGMLYIFATLDADKVEEFWKELMTEMSTMDFSQFTDREMERVSLNLEDSLFLTKETLSGLASKLGYFQFFEGGQQAEENYLYDAKNITRSQLQKLYTEYFVPENMAACMLLPEGFKATEKDFEKVVAKSWPKKKEAASISTSSGPGEASTIELSNGSKLVFIPDTTLPYTAMSIYWNGGDADLTAEDQGLSALVSQSLTRGTESMNATELEDYISDRAASVGAAAGRDVFSITSKFPSRFTADMLPLIKEIMTAPRFAAIEIDRAKQDQVSSIKRKEDRPVSLAFRNIFPFLFKKGNYSYYHLGVPAKIMSFTEQNIRDFWAKQSSRPFVIAICGDYDRDALMAFAHELDATLVHKNKLVTVPVPEWGSEYKLELTLPDRNQAHLMAIFPIPGMEDEDATAGLSLLRAALAGQSGLLFRDLRDKQGLGYTVTAFLWQAPKTGFMAFYIGTKPEQVKQAMDGFEKTVTMLRKEDLPEKEIQRAKNILNGEYYQEHQSLLSRSSESASLIVKGFAPDLDIKIIEKAKKMNAADIRLLINKYLDWSKKYILTVQP